In Dioscorea cayenensis subsp. rotundata cultivar TDr96_F1 chromosome 11, TDr96_F1_v2_PseudoChromosome.rev07_lg8_w22 25.fasta, whole genome shotgun sequence, a single genomic region encodes these proteins:
- the LOC120271488 gene encoding LOW QUALITY PROTEIN: FT-interacting protein 3-like (The sequence of the model RefSeq protein was modified relative to this genomic sequence to represent the inferred CDS: deleted 1 base in 1 codon), with translation MSNLKLGVEVVSAHDLLPKDGQGSSAACVELTFDGQKFRTTIKEKDLNPSWNERFYFNISDPANLPNLALEAFVYSINKNSNTHSKPFLGKVRIAGTSFVPFSDAVPLYYPLEKRSIFSRVKGELGLKVFLTDDPSVKPSNPLPAIDPFPNNPLPGQVNLAQAQVPNSNSHAFPENKTESRNTFHSIPKEHNQYHSSTPAAEQPVKFVADEMKAEPPRIVRMYSSSSQQPVDYAIKETSPFLGGGQIVGGRVIRADKPASTYDLVEQMQYLFVRVVKARELPAKDVTGSLDPFVEVRLGNYRGITKHFEKKQNPEWNEVFAFSRDRMQASLLEVVVKDKDLVKDDFVGIVRFDLNDVPTRVPPDSPLAPEWYRLEDKKGDKTKGELMLAVWIGTQADEAFSDAWHSDAAASADASAVSAHLRSKVYHAPRLWYVRVNIIEAQDIVVSDKTRFPDVYVKAQIGNQFLKTKTVQARTMSPIWNEDLLFVAAEPFEEHLILSVEDRVGPNKDEVIGRVAIPVGSIERRADDKIVNSRWFNLEKPVAVDVDQLKKDKFSSRLHLRICLDGGYHVLDESTHYSSDLRPTAKQLWKPSIGLLELGILNAEGLHPMKTRDSKGTSDTYCVAKYGQKWVRTRTIINSLSPRYNEQYTWEVYDPATVLTVGVFDNCQLGEKGPNGNKDLKIGKVRIRLSTLETGRVYTHSYPLLVLHPSGVKKMGELHLAIRFSSASLVNMMYIYSRPLLPKMHYVRPLTVMQLDILRHQAVNIVAARLSRMEPPLRKEVVEYMSDVDSHLWSMRRSKANFFRLMSVFSGLFAVGKWFGDVCAWKNPITTALVHVLFIMLVCFPELILPTVFLYMFLIGVWNYRYRPRYPPHMNTKISHAEAVHPDELDEEFDTFPTSRSAEIVRMRYDRLRSVAGRIQTVVGDVATQGERVQALLSWRDPRATAIFVLFCLVAALMLYVTPFQFIAVLAGFYAMRHPRFRHRMPSVPINFFRRLPARTDSML, from the exons ATGAGCAACCTAAAGCTGGGGGTTGAAGTTGTAAGTGCCCATGATCTCTTGCCCAAGGATGGGCAAGGCTCTTCCGCCGCATGTGTTGAGCTT ACTTTCGATGGTCAGAAGTTCAGAACCACCATCAAGGAGAAAGACCTTAATCCTTCTTGGAATGAGCGCTTCTACTTCAATATCTCAGATCCTGCTAACCTTCCCAACCTTGCTCTAGAAGCTTTTGTCTACAGTATCAACAAAAACTCAAATACACATTCGAAGCCCTTCCTTGGGAAGGTACGGATTGCTGGAACTTCCTTTGTTCCCTTTTCTGATGCTGTGCCTCTGTATTATCCTTTAGAAAAACGTTCAATCTTCTCTCGTGTAAAAGGAGAACTTGGTCTTAAAGTATTTCTCACAGATGATCCTTCAGTAAAACCTTCCAATCCTCTCCCCGCTATTGATCCCTTCCCAAACAACCCTCTCCCTGGTCAAGTGAATCTCGCTCAGGCTCAAGtgccaaactcaaattcacacGCTTTTCCAGAAAACAAGACAGAATCTAGGAATACATTCCACAGTATCCCCAAAGAGCATAATCAGTACCACTCTTCCACACCAGCTGCCGAGCAACCTGTCAAATTTGTGGCGGACGAGATGAAAGCTGAACCTCCTAGAATTGTTAGGATGTACTCTTCATCCTCTCAGCAACCAGTGGATTatgcaattaaagaaacaagccCTTTCCTTGGTGGGGGCCAGATTGTTGGAGGCCGTGTCATTCGGGCAGACAAGCCAGCTAGCACATATGACCTTGTGGAGCAGATGCAGTACCTTTTTGTACGTGTGGTGAAGGCGCGAGAGTTGCCAGCAAAGGATGTTACTGGGAGCCTTGATCCTTTTGTGGAGGTGAGGTTAGGGAACTATAGGGGAATCACCAAGCACTTTGAGAAGAAGCAGAACCCAGAATGGAATGAAGTATTTGCCTTCTCTAGAGATAGGATGCAAGCATCACTTCTTGAAGTTGTGGTTAAGGATAAAGATCTGGTGAAGGATGATTTTGTTGGAATTGTTCGCTTTGATTTGAATGATGTTCCAACACGGGTTCCTCCAGATAGTCCTTTAGCCCCTGAGTGGTACAGGCTTGAGGACAAGAAGGGTGATAAGACAAAGGGTGAACTAATGCTAGCCGTGTGGATTGGCACCCAAGCTGATGAGGCTTTTTCTGATGCATGGCACTCTGATGCAGCAGCAAGCGCTGATGCCTCTGCTGTAAGCGCTCACTTACGATCAAAGGTCTACCATGCACCCAGGCTTTGGTATGTGCGAGTAAACATCATAGAGGCTCAGGATATTGTCGTATCTGACAAGACTCGCTTCCCGGATGTGTATGTCAAGGCACAGATAGGAAACCAATTCTTGAAGACAAAGACTGTTCAGGCACGGACAATGAGCCCAATTTGGAATGAAGATCTTCTGTTTGTGGCTGCTGAGCCCTTTGAGGAACACCTTATACTTTCCGTGGAAGATCGTGTGGGGCCAAATAAAGATGAGGTGATTGGCCGCGTTGCCATACCGGTGGGGTCTATAGAGCGGCGCGCTGATGATAAAATTGTAAATAGTCGCTGGTTTAACCTGGAGAAGCCAGTTGCAGTTGATGTCGATCAGTTGAAGAAAGATAAGTTTTCAAGCCGACTCCATCTCCGCATCTGCTTGGATGGAGGGTATCATGTGCTTGATGAGTCCACACACTATAGCAGTGATCTCAGGCCCACTGCCAAGCAGCTGTGGAAGCCATCCATTGGGCTGCTTGAGCTAGGCATCCTGAACGCAGAGGGGCTTCATCCTATGAAGACGCGTGATAGTAAGGGTACATCTGATACCTATTGTGTTGCCAAGTATGGACAGAAATGGGTACGAACTCGAACCATAATCAACAGCTTGAGTCCTAGATACAATGAACAGTATACATGGGAGGTCTATGATCCAGCAACAGTCCTTACTGTTGGTGTATTTGATAATTGCCAGCTTGGTGAGAAGGGACCTAATGGTAACAAGGATCTGAAGATTGGAAAGGTGAGGATTCGTCTCTCCACTCTTGAAACGGGACGTGTGTACACTCACTCGTACCCACTTCTGGTTCTACATCCTTCTGGTGTGAAGAAGATGGGGGAGCTGCATCTCGCAATTCGGTTCTCATCTGCTTCCTTAGTTAACATGATGTATATATACTCACGCCCACTTCTACCAAAGATGCATTATGTTCGCCCATTAACTGTCATGCAATTGGACATTCTTCGACACCAGGCTGTGAACATTGTGGCAGCACGGCTTAGCCGGATGGAGCCTCCTCTCAGGAAGGAGGTTGTGGAGTACATGTCAGATGTCGATTCTCACTTGTGGAGCATGAGGCGGAGCAAGGCAAACTTCTTCCGCCTCATGTCTGTCTTCTCAGGCTTGTTTGCAGTGGGCAAGTGGTTCGGTGATGTGTGCGCTTGGAAGAACCCCATCACAACTGCCCTGGTGCATGTCTTGTTCATAATGCTCGTCTGCTTTCCCGAACTCATCCTGCCTACTGTGTTTTTGTACATGTTTTTGATAGGGGTGTGGAACTATCGGTATCGCCCACGATACCCGCCTCATATGAACACAAAGATCTCTCATGCAGAGGCTGTGCATCCGGACGAGCTTGATGAGGAGTTTGATACATTCCCTACCAGCCGGAGCGCGGAGATTGTGCGGATGAGGTATGATAGGTTAAGGAGTGTTGCAGGAAGAATCCAGACTGTGGTGGGCGATGTAGCCACTCAAGGGGAGCGAGTACAAGCTCTTTTAAGCTGGAGGGATCCGAGAGCCACGGCAATCTTCGTGTTGTTCTGTCTGGTGGCTGCACTCATGCTGTATGTGACACCATTCCAGTTTATTGCAGTTCTAGCGGGCTTCTATGCAATGAGGCATCCAAGGTTCCGGCACCGAATGCCTTCTGTTCCCATCAATTTTTTCCGTCGTCTGCCAGCAAGAACAGACAGTATGCTGTAA
- the LOC120271770 gene encoding receptor-like protein kinase, which produces MAFFPFFSQYLDMSGVNLAKISSDNLFHAVNMLPALSVFDSSKLPPFTQQSNQLHIPLWLTNSSRLVHLDLWFNHFHGVIPESIGHMESLEVIQLGFNDFVGLLPTSISRDLCNLHTLISHSIISVKTRAHCQEFYPDVLHCTSRSLLNNQITGTVPKSPQAHLFKRSFFPILGGNVPTLGHLYLSNNLFKWHTSCIYMQLPADAMALNLANNKISGEIPVSLGSLKLIQVLHLGNDNLSGEIPLPLSNLKIPDP; this is translated from the exons ATGgctttctttcctttcttctcgCAATATCTTGACATGAGTGGAGTTAATCTTGCTAAGATTTCTTCTGATAATTTGTTTCATGCTGTTAACATGCTGCCTGCTCTTTCTGTTTTTGATTCTTCCAAACTGCCACCTTTCACT CAACAATCAAATCAACTCCACATTCCTCTCTGGCTAACTAATTCCAGCAGACTTGTTCATCTTGATCTCTGGTTCAATCACTTCCATGGAGTGATACCTGAATCCATTGGTCACATGGAATCTCTGGAGGTCATTCAGCTTGGCTTCAATGACTTTGTCGGCCTGCTACCAACAAGTATCAGCAGAGACCTCTGCAACTTGCACACTTTGATTTCTCATTCAATAATCTCAGTGAAGACACGAGCACATTGTCAAGAATTTTATCCGGATGTGCTG CATTGCACTTCTCGATCTCTTCTGAATAATCAGATAACTGGAACTGTGCCCAAGTCTCCTCAAGCTCATCTGTTCAA GAGATCTTTCTTCCCTATTCTTGGTGGAAATGTACCAACATTGGGACATTTGTATCTTTCAAATAATCTCTTTAAATGGCACACTTCCTGCATCTATATGCAACTTCCAGCTGATGCAA TGGCTCTAAATCTGGCAAACAACAAGATATCTGGAGAAATTCCTGTTTCTCTTGGTTCTCTTAAATTGATTCAAGTTCTTCACTTGGGGAACGACAATCTCTCTGGAGAAATCCCATTGCCTCTGAGTAACTTGAAGATACCAGACCCTTGA